A DNA window from Porites lutea chromosome 6, jaPorLute2.1, whole genome shotgun sequence contains the following coding sequences:
- the LOC140942289 gene encoding melanocortin receptor 5-like, with product MALKNFTEDENHKTVQELFCSAEFVRGVESELIFLSALNIFFSVTAFLGNTLILVALHKETSLHPPSKLLYRNLAITDLCVGIIVEPLFVTYLTSVVKEGWDICSYVRRAVGYSGFFLCSVSLLTSAAISVDRLLALLLGLRYRQVVTFRRTCITVTGFWILSIVCASTLFFNRRITSWFLYIVSALCLVTSIFAYAKVFVTLRHNQIHVQNHVAQGQPSQAIPLNIARYRKALYSALWVQGTLVICYLPNTIAVFLTPQTGMPLSMYLARELAASMVLLNSSLNPLLYCWKIREVRQAVKETLTQLCC from the coding sequence ATGGCCCTGAAAAATTTTACTGAAGACGAAAACCATAAAACTGTCCAAGAACTGTTCTGCTCAGCTGAATTTGTCAGAGGTGTGGAGAGCGAGCTTATATTCCTTTCAGCTCTAAATATCTTTTTTTCCGTCactgcatttctggggaacactctgatcctagttgctctgcacaaggaaacttcacttcatccgccgtccaaacttctgtatcgtaacctagcgataactgatctctgtgttggtatcattgtgGAGCCTCTGTTTGTGACTTACTTAACATCTGTTGTGAAAGAAGGATGGGATATTTGCTCTTACGTACGCCGGGCAGTAGGTTACtctggtttttttttgtgttcagTGTCTTTACTAACATCTgctgcaataagcgtggacagacttctcgccttgttgctggggctcagatacagacaagttgtaacttttaGAAGAACATGTATAACTGTGACTggtttttggattttgtccATCGTCTGTGCATCTACTCTCTTTTTTAATCGTCGTATAACTTCATGGTTTCTATACATAGTTTCAGCTTTGTGTCTAGTCACCTCAATCTTCGCTTACGCAAAAGTTTTCGTTACtctgcgtcataaccaaattcatgTTCAGAACCATGTTGCTCAAGGACAACCGAGCCAAGCAATTCCactgaacatagctcgatacagaaaggcattgtacagtgcactgtgggtgcagggaaCATTGGTTATTTGTTATCTTCCAAATACTATAGCGGTCTTTTTGACACCTCAGACAGGGATGCCTTTATCGATGTACCTTGCCAGGGAATTAGCAGCTAGCATGGTTCTCTTAAACTCGTCATTAAACCCGTTGCTGTACTgctggaagatcagagaagtaaggcaagctgtaaaagaaacattaacgCAACTCTGCTGTTGA